From the Chloroflexus aurantiacus J-10-fl genome, one window contains:
- a CDS encoding CPBP family intramembrane glutamic endopeptidase: protein MAALNWRGIGWFTGLAMGFAWLCCLPLWLSGQGLNHPLAFALILLMMFTPSLATLIVVRWISPPPVGIVKATGLGLGKGRRWGWYWLFAWTVPALVMVISPFFSALLGVYDLDLSLSGFRELLNTAGAGDALANVSLWPIVITQLLVALAIGPLLNAIPVFGEEWGWRGYLLPQLLPLGQWPALIISGVIWGLWHAPIILLGYNYPTNPVLGVVMMTVFCVLVGTLLGWTRLATGSVWPAVIGHAGLNAFGGVVALFARAGSSVDTIWATALGITGWPLWLMVIAILVLARRLPVSDAPDNPGRMDMVSTTVR from the coding sequence ATGGCTGCTCTCAATTGGCGAGGTATAGGCTGGTTTACTGGATTAGCAATGGGCTTCGCGTGGCTCTGCTGCTTACCACTCTGGCTCAGTGGTCAGGGTCTAAATCATCCGTTAGCGTTTGCACTCATCTTACTAATGATGTTTACGCCATCGCTGGCGACGCTCATTGTAGTACGCTGGATCAGTCCACCACCGGTTGGTATCGTCAAAGCAACCGGTCTGGGGTTGGGAAAGGGACGGCGATGGGGATGGTACTGGTTGTTTGCCTGGACAGTACCGGCGCTGGTGATGGTCATTTCGCCATTTTTCAGTGCGTTGCTTGGGGTCTACGACCTCGATCTGTCGCTGTCAGGCTTTCGTGAGTTGTTGAACACAGCGGGCGCAGGTGATGCGCTGGCTAACGTATCACTATGGCCGATTGTGATCACGCAGTTGCTGGTTGCGCTGGCAATTGGCCCGCTGTTAAACGCGATTCCGGTGTTTGGTGAAGAGTGGGGCTGGCGCGGGTATTTGCTACCCCAACTGCTGCCACTTGGTCAATGGCCGGCGCTGATCATCAGTGGCGTCATCTGGGGCTTGTGGCATGCCCCGATTATCCTCCTGGGTTACAACTATCCCACCAATCCGGTGTTGGGTGTAGTGATGATGACGGTCTTCTGTGTGCTGGTGGGTACGCTGCTCGGCTGGACACGACTCGCAACTGGAAGTGTCTGGCCAGCCGTTATCGGTCACGCCGGCTTGAATGCCTTTGGCGGAGTGGTTGCCCTTTTTGCCCGTGCCGGCTCATCAGTCGACACCATTTGGGCGACGGCCCTGGGCATAACCGGCTGGCCGTTGTGGTTGATGGTCATCGCCATCCTTGTTCTTGCTCGCCGGTTGCCGGTGAGTGATGCGCCTGATAATCCAGGGAGGATGGACATGGTGTCAACAACTGTTAGATAG
- a CDS encoding SdpI family protein → MRNLRLMLVVVVLMWGFGLIMLPSIPDPAPIHWNAVGEVDGYGSPWIVALLPPIMATIMALLALVLPRIDPRGQGYTGFFRTYALIMNSLVLFFAGLQVITIGVAVGWPVSVPRLLSVGMSLLIIVLGNELGRVTPNYFVGIRTPWTLADPDVWRKTHRVGARLFVAGGGLAALSSLVVPEAWLFVATLLFVIVPVLATIPYSYVVWRQLRSG, encoded by the coding sequence ATGCGTAATCTACGGTTGATGCTGGTCGTTGTGGTGCTGATGTGGGGGTTTGGTCTGATCATGCTACCGTCCATTCCCGATCCGGCGCCTATCCACTGGAATGCTGTAGGTGAGGTAGATGGCTATGGCAGTCCGTGGATTGTAGCTTTGTTGCCACCAATCATGGCAACAATCATGGCTCTCCTGGCATTGGTGTTGCCACGCATCGACCCACGTGGTCAGGGGTATACGGGATTTTTCCGTACCTATGCGCTGATTATGAACAGTCTGGTGCTGTTTTTTGCCGGGTTACAGGTCATTACGATTGGCGTGGCTGTGGGATGGCCGGTCAGCGTTCCGCGTCTACTAAGTGTGGGAATGTCACTCTTGATCATCGTGTTGGGTAACGAGTTAGGACGGGTAACTCCCAACTATTTTGTCGGTATTCGTACACCGTGGACACTCGCCGATCCCGACGTCTGGCGCAAGACACATCGGGTTGGGGCCAGGTTGTTTGTCGCTGGTGGTGGCCTGGCTGCTCTGTCCAGTCTGGTGGTGCCTGAAGCGTGGCTCTTCGTGGCAACCTTGTTATTCGTGATCGTACCGGTGCTGGCAACGATTCCGTATTCGTATGTGGTCTGGCGGCAATTACGGAGTGGTTAA
- a CDS encoding beta-ketoacyl-ACP reductase: protein MRLSGKVALITGAGQGIGRATALLFGQHGAKVAVADINEEAAQATAQAIVDAGGEAKAFFMNVGQAASVEAAVKAVVEWAGRIDVLVNNAGITRDARMIKMTEEQFDAVINVNLKGVWLCTKYVAPIMIEQGGGSIINAASIVAFEGNFGQTNYVATKAGVIGMTKTWAREFGPSGIRVNAVAPGFTQTEMIAHVPEKVLEEFKGRTPLRRLGTAEDMAYAYLFLASDEASFITGEVLPVDGGLTL from the coding sequence ATGCGTCTCAGTGGCAAAGTAGCCCTGATTACCGGTGCTGGTCAGGGGATTGGACGGGCAACCGCCCTGTTGTTTGGTCAGCACGGCGCCAAAGTTGCCGTTGCCGATATTAATGAGGAAGCAGCCCAGGCAACAGCTCAGGCGATTGTGGATGCTGGCGGTGAAGCCAAAGCGTTTTTCATGAACGTAGGCCAGGCCGCCTCGGTGGAAGCTGCGGTAAAAGCAGTTGTTGAATGGGCGGGTAGAATTGACGTATTGGTGAACAATGCCGGCATTACACGCGATGCCCGGATGATCAAGATGACTGAAGAGCAATTTGATGCCGTGATCAATGTCAATCTGAAAGGCGTCTGGCTCTGCACCAAATATGTGGCTCCAATCATGATCGAGCAGGGCGGCGGCTCTATTATTAATGCAGCTTCTATCGTGGCGTTTGAAGGTAATTTCGGTCAGACCAATTATGTCGCTACCAAAGCTGGCGTGATTGGAATGACCAAGACCTGGGCCCGCGAATTTGGGCCAAGTGGCATCCGCGTCAATGCCGTTGCCCCTGGCTTCACCCAAACTGAGATGATTGCTCACGTGCCGGAAAAGGTGCTTGAGGAGTTCAAAGGCCGTACACCGCTACGCCGGTTAGGTACTGCCGAGGATATGGCCTACGCCTATCTTTTCCTTGCATCTGATGAGGCGAGCTTTATCACCGGTGAGGTGTTACCGGTTGATGGAGGTCTGACTCTTTAA
- a CDS encoding PHA/PHB synthase family protein, which translates to MTSSDAAPIDLERMTEQLLKEIERTTKSSDMAARIATNRIRVAVGQTPKEQIWALNKMRLYHYYPQVPPEQRKPVPILLVFALINRPYIFDLRPGNSFVEYLLQHGYEVYLLDWGRPGLEDAHYDFEDYSLKFLPRAIRAMQRHSGKREFSMLGWCIGATIVTIYAAMRPDDGLRNLILLTAPLDFSDKEGSTFSRWLNTEYYNVDELVRQFGNVPAAVIEYGNKMLKPVENYIGTYLKLWDNLDNPAVVEAWLAMNTWVTDNVDFPGAAFRQWVVEFFRENRLMENRLMMEGRVVDVANIRANLLNVIADKDHIVPNCQSRSIMDRVGSKDKKLIELKGGHIGIMVGSGASKRAWPLMEAWLSERST; encoded by the coding sequence ATGACCAGTTCTGATGCCGCGCCAATCGATCTTGAGCGGATGACCGAGCAGTTGCTGAAAGAGATCGAGCGCACAACGAAGAGCAGTGACATGGCTGCTCGCATCGCTACCAATCGTATCCGAGTTGCTGTCGGTCAGACGCCCAAAGAGCAGATCTGGGCGTTGAACAAGATGCGTCTTTACCATTACTACCCGCAAGTACCACCGGAGCAGCGCAAGCCGGTACCGATCTTGCTCGTCTTCGCCTTGATCAATCGACCGTATATCTTCGATCTGCGCCCCGGCAATAGCTTCGTAGAATACCTGCTCCAGCACGGCTATGAAGTCTATCTGCTCGATTGGGGCCGTCCAGGCTTGGAAGATGCCCATTACGATTTTGAAGATTATTCGCTGAAGTTCCTGCCACGGGCCATTCGGGCGATGCAGCGGCATAGCGGTAAGCGTGAGTTCTCGATGCTCGGCTGGTGTATCGGAGCCACGATTGTCACAATTTACGCGGCGATGCGCCCCGATGATGGCCTGCGCAATTTGATCCTGCTTACCGCACCGCTCGATTTCAGCGACAAAGAGGGAAGTACCTTCAGTCGCTGGCTCAATACCGAGTATTACAACGTTGATGAACTGGTTCGCCAGTTTGGAAATGTCCCGGCAGCCGTGATCGAATACGGCAACAAGATGCTGAAGCCGGTTGAGAACTATATCGGCACCTACCTCAAGCTATGGGACAACCTCGACAACCCGGCAGTCGTCGAGGCATGGCTGGCGATGAACACGTGGGTGACCGATAACGTCGACTTTCCGGGTGCTGCTTTCCGTCAGTGGGTCGTGGAATTTTTCCGCGAAAACCGCTTGATGGAGAACAGGCTTATGATGGAAGGGCGTGTGGTTGATGTAGCGAATATCAGGGCTAATCTCTTGAATGTGATTGCCGATAAAGATCACATTGTGCCCAACTGTCAATCACGCTCAATCATGGATCGGGTCGGAAGTAAAGATAAGAAATTGATCGAATTGAAAGGTGGCCATATCGGTATTATGGTCGGCAGTGGCGCCAGCAAACGTGCCTGGCCCCTGATGGAAGCCTGGTTGAGCGAGCGTAGCACCTGA
- a CDS encoding protealysin inhibitor emfourin produces the protein MAVCFLLFLLSIAGCAFASVQPRKAKALIFTRSGGFAGVSDELTIDLETGTAHLQNGKEIRTTTLSQEQRTRLQALIAGLDLSSLPATPSQEQCCDLLMYRIQIDTVVIQTTDGEIPPALQPLIAELNVIVSGMLSQ, from the coding sequence TTGGCTGTCTGCTTCTTACTCTTCCTGTTGAGTATTGCTGGATGCGCATTTGCCTCTGTTCAGCCCCGTAAAGCGAAGGCCTTGATCTTTACGCGCAGTGGTGGTTTTGCCGGCGTCTCCGATGAGCTAACTATTGATCTGGAGACAGGCACTGCGCATTTACAGAACGGAAAGGAAATACGAACCACAACACTATCACAAGAACAACGTACACGCCTGCAAGCACTAATTGCAGGTCTTGATCTGAGTAGTCTCCCGGCAACGCCGTCGCAAGAGCAATGTTGTGATTTGTTGATGTATCGGATTCAGATTGACACCGTCGTTATTCAAACCACTGATGGAGAGATACCGCCTGCGTTGCAGCCATTAATTGCAGAACTGAATGTGATAGTGTCAGGAATGCTCTCTCAATAG
- a CDS encoding 5'-nucleotidase C-terminal domain-containing protein, whose amino-acid sequence MEKISRRRFLKGTVALGAGALLSIYSDGSFRLALAQENPVFRMRVLHTNDHHARIEPVFSGNNPVHGGVSRRKALIDKIRRETALPTLLVDAGDVFQGTLYFNQYNGMADLEFYNAMGYEAMAIGNHEFDKGPQALVDFITRAKFPVLSANISVAAGNPLAGLIKPRTIIEKDGRKIGIFSLTPEDTGVLSNAGPGISFTSAIEAARQQVAALKAEGVFTIIALTHVGINVDRQIAREVGGMSLIIGGHSHTPMAPMNNVKTPPYPELIAGPDGKPVVVVTDWEWGRWLGDITVAFNASGTVIDLQGNPTEIVPSLTADQGFENRIAVFRGPIDQLRARVVGSTAVELDGSRTNVRSRETNLGNLIADAMLAKVRNSGATIAIMNGGGIRTSIPAGPITVGQILEVLPFGNTLALVTLTGAQVIEALNNGVSQVESGAGRFPQVAGIRFTYDPSLPASGRVTSVTVGGSPIDPGADYIVVTNNFLLAGGDGYSVFTRGRNQVDTGFILADVVEEYVAANSPLNPTVDGRIAVGAAPATTPAQPTAPTPATLPNTGGALTPLAWLAGLGAAALAGGAALQRSAAESPEKEEVDTDVEAVR is encoded by the coding sequence ATGGAAAAGATCTCGCGTCGGCGGTTTCTCAAGGGGACGGTCGCTCTGGGAGCTGGTGCATTGCTGTCGATCTACAGCGACGGCAGCTTTCGGTTGGCGTTAGCGCAGGAGAATCCGGTCTTTCGTATGCGGGTGTTGCATACCAATGACCATCACGCCCGCATTGAACCGGTATTCAGTGGGAATAACCCGGTTCACGGTGGTGTTTCGCGACGCAAAGCACTGATTGACAAGATTCGACGGGAAACGGCATTACCAACCTTGCTGGTTGATGCCGGTGACGTTTTTCAGGGAACACTGTACTTCAATCAGTATAACGGGATGGCCGATCTCGAATTCTACAATGCGATGGGATACGAGGCGATGGCCATCGGCAACCACGAGTTTGATAAAGGGCCGCAGGCACTGGTAGATTTCATCACCCGGGCCAAATTTCCGGTATTGAGCGCCAATATCAGCGTTGCCGCCGGTAATCCGCTGGCCGGTCTGATCAAGCCACGTACCATTATCGAAAAAGATGGCAGGAAGATTGGTATCTTCAGTCTGACTCCGGAAGATACTGGGGTGCTCTCGAATGCCGGGCCGGGTATTAGTTTTACTTCGGCGATTGAAGCCGCCCGGCAACAGGTGGCTGCCTTGAAAGCCGAAGGGGTGTTTACCATTATTGCCCTGACCCACGTTGGAATTAACGTTGATCGCCAGATTGCTCGTGAAGTCGGGGGGATGAGCCTGATTATCGGCGGTCACTCCCATACCCCAATGGCGCCAATGAACAACGTCAAGACGCCGCCGTACCCCGAACTGATTGCCGGTCCCGATGGGAAGCCGGTGGTTGTGGTGACCGATTGGGAGTGGGGGCGCTGGTTGGGTGATATTACGGTTGCCTTCAACGCTTCCGGTACCGTGATCGATCTACAGGGTAACCCGACCGAAATCGTACCATCACTCACCGCCGATCAAGGCTTCGAGAACCGGATCGCCGTCTTCCGTGGCCCAATCGATCAGTTGCGGGCACGTGTGGTTGGTTCTACCGCGGTTGAGCTTGATGGTAGTCGGACAAATGTTCGCTCTCGTGAAACCAACCTGGGGAATTTGATCGCCGATGCGATGCTGGCTAAAGTGCGCAATTCGGGGGCAACGATTGCGATTATGAATGGTGGTGGTATTCGCACCTCGATCCCGGCTGGACCGATTACGGTTGGTCAAATCCTGGAAGTGTTGCCATTCGGTAACACCCTGGCGCTGGTCACCCTGACCGGTGCGCAGGTGATAGAGGCGTTGAATAATGGTGTGAGCCAGGTGGAGAGTGGTGCCGGTCGCTTCCCGCAGGTTGCCGGAATTCGCTTCACCTACGATCCTTCTCTCCCGGCAAGTGGCCGGGTTACCAGCGTGACGGTCGGTGGTTCACCGATTGATCCAGGTGCCGACTATATCGTGGTAACTAATAACTTCCTGCTGGCGGGTGGTGATGGCTACAGCGTCTTTACCCGTGGGCGCAACCAGGTAGACACCGGCTTTATCCTGGCCGATGTGGTAGAGGAGTATGTTGCGGCGAACTCACCGCTTAATCCGACAGTCGATGGCCGGATTGCAGTTGGCGCTGCGCCGGCAACAACTCCGGCTCAGCCGACCGCACCGACTCCGGCGACGTTACCCAATACTGGTGGCGCGCTGACTCCGCTGGCGTGGCTGGCCGGATTGGGTGCAGCCGCACTGGCCGGTGGTGCTGCCTTGCAACGCTCCGCCGCTGAAAGCCCCGAAAAGGAAGAGGTTGACACAGACGTGGAGGCGGTTCGCTAA
- a CDS encoding autorepressor SdpR family transcription factor, which produces MEQSITRTLQALSDPTRRAIIRMLNERDMTAGEIAAHFAISAPSVSHHLNVLKTADLVTAERQGQRIVYRLNATVLQEMLSSLLDLLRIGVERKEDGHA; this is translated from the coding sequence ATGGAACAGTCGATAACTCGCACTCTTCAGGCACTCTCGGATCCGACGCGGCGGGCGATCATTCGAATGCTCAACGAGCGCGATATGACCGCTGGCGAAATTGCTGCCCACTTCGCGATCTCGGCACCGAGTGTTTCTCATCATTTGAATGTATTGAAAACAGCCGATCTGGTGACTGCCGAGCGACAGGGGCAGCGGATTGTGTATCGGTTAAATGCTACGGTTTTGCAAGAGATGCTCAGTAGCTTGCTGGATTTATTGCGCATCGGCGTCGAGCGGAAGGAGGACGGACATGCGTAA
- a CDS encoding CPBP family intramembrane glutamic endopeptidase, producing MIPQWLTHNRLYDLARSGQRLPPWWAVILVGLFIAFGSQLFALPIVFMLFLAGIIPITEESALTQPPLLSGLGLSLQLMVAFGAMILFTWLWIRFYERRSFTTLGFERGSILFLYGRGLLIGLAAFTATVGLMALLGYIAIEDSDPAQVGLAALGGVVLVFFPGWLIQGAAEEIVTRGWMLPTLSARYRVWVGLLISSLFFAFMHALNPNMSVLAMINLALYGLFGALYALREESLWGICAFHSIWNWAQGNLFGLQVSGQMVSGGMIFNLVETGPDWFTGGAFGPEGGLVTTIVLLLSIAIIWWWPATGQRVATQPVTADRAL from the coding sequence ATGATCCCTCAGTGGCTTACGCACAACCGTCTGTACGATCTGGCGCGCAGTGGTCAACGTCTACCACCCTGGTGGGCAGTGATACTGGTTGGTTTATTCATCGCTTTTGGTTCGCAGCTTTTTGCCTTGCCGATTGTCTTCATGCTTTTCCTCGCCGGTATCATACCGATAACTGAAGAGAGTGCGCTTACCCAACCGCCGCTGCTATCAGGGCTTGGGTTGTCCCTTCAGTTAATGGTGGCCTTCGGGGCAATGATTCTGTTCACCTGGTTGTGGATACGCTTTTACGAGCGACGTTCTTTCACCACTCTTGGCTTCGAGCGGGGAAGCATCCTCTTCCTCTACGGTCGCGGCCTGCTCATCGGGTTGGCTGCATTCACAGCAACTGTAGGGCTAATGGCACTCTTGGGTTACATTGCTATCGAGGATAGTGATCCTGCACAGGTTGGGCTGGCGGCGCTCGGTGGAGTCGTGCTTGTCTTCTTCCCGGGCTGGCTGATTCAGGGCGCAGCCGAAGAAATTGTCACCCGGGGCTGGATGTTACCGACCCTCTCGGCACGCTACCGGGTATGGGTCGGATTACTCATCTCATCGCTCTTCTTTGCCTTTATGCACGCTCTCAACCCCAACATGAGTGTGCTGGCAATGATCAATCTGGCTCTGTACGGTCTGTTTGGCGCACTCTACGCTCTGCGTGAAGAGTCACTGTGGGGTATCTGTGCCTTCCATTCGATCTGGAACTGGGCGCAGGGAAACCTCTTCGGACTGCAAGTGAGCGGCCAGATGGTTAGCGGTGGCATGATCTTCAATCTGGTTGAGACCGGTCCTGACTGGTTCACCGGCGGTGCATTCGGGCCGGAAGGCGGATTGGTGACAACGATTGTCCTGCTGTTAAGCATCGCGATTATCTGGTGGTGGCCGGCAACCGGCCAGCGTGTCGCCACCCAACCGGTTACAGCGGATCGTGCGTTGTAG